Proteins co-encoded in one Arachis hypogaea cultivar Tifrunner chromosome 11, arahy.Tifrunner.gnm2.J5K5, whole genome shotgun sequence genomic window:
- the LOC112723841 gene encoding expansin-like B1: protein MELKHQLGLLCVILLLPALSIATNNDYCPWNSYKNSRASYYGTRDGYGTPSGACGFGEYGRMDNDGKVAAVSGLWKGGSGCGACYQVKCKVPTLCNVNGVTVVATDYGEGDRTDFILSPRAFESLGVSLNASEELKKYGTLDIAYKRVPCNGKIVIKIHESSSNPGYFAMVLLSHGGLYDVTSVEFWEDSRKQWTPLRRAYGAVFDYANPPRGPLFLRFQDTGCHGAYSQELNKPIPANWQPKMIFTF from the exons ATGGAGCTTAAGCACCAACTTGGTCTTCTTTGCGTTATATTGCTTTTACCAGCACTAAGCATCGCCACTAATAATGACTATTGCCCTTGGAATTCTTATAAGAACTCTAGGGCATCCTATTATGGTACCCGTGATGGTTATGGGACTCCAA GTGGAGCATGTGGATTTGGCGAATATGGAAGGATGGACAATGATGGCAAGGTTGCAGCGGTATCTGGGCTATGGAAAGGTGGAAGTGGCTGCGGTGCATGCTATCAG GTTAAATGTAAAGTACCAACATTGTGCAATGTCAACGGGGTAACCGTGGTGGCAACAGATTATGGTGAGGGAGACAGAACAGATTTCATACTGAGCCCACGCGCTTTTGAGAGTTTGGGTGTGAGTCTTAATGCATCTGAAGAGCTCAAAAAGTACGGTACTCTTGATATTGCATACAAGAGAGTTCCTTGCAATGGCAAGATTGTTATTAAGATCCACGAAAGTAGCAGCAACCCTGGATACTTTGCTATGGTGCTTCTCAGCCATGGTGGATTATACGATGTCACTAGTGTTGAATTCTGGGAG GATTCACGCAAACAATGGACTCCATTGCGGAGAGCTTATGGGGCAGTGTTTGACTATGCTAACCCACCAAGGGGTCCACTCTTCTTGAGGTTCCAAGATACCGGTTGTCATGGAGCTTATTCGCAAGAACTAAATAAACCTATCCCTGCTAATTGGCAGCCGAAAATGATTTTTACCTTTTGA